The sequence GATCGTTAAAGCTGTTTGATTTAATGCCTCAGAAGAATGATTATTCGTGGAATGTGGTGATTTCGGGGTTTGCGAAAGCAGGTGAGTTAGACGTTGCTAAGAAGTTGTTTAATGAGATGCCTAGAAGAAATGGGGTTGCTTGGAATTCTATGATTCATGGGTATGCTCGAAATGGGTTTGCAAGAGAAGCTGTTGGGTTGTTTAAggaattgaattcgaatcCTCTGGAAAAATCATGTGGTGATACTTTCGTTTTGGCTAGTGTTATTGGGGCTTGTGCTGATTTGGGAGCTATTGAATATGGGAAGCAAGTTCATGCTCGGATTTTAATGGATGATGTGGAACTTGATTCAGTGTTGATTAGTTCATTGATTAATTTGTATGCAAAGTGTGGTCATTTAGACACTGCAAATTACGTTTTGAAAATGATGGATGAGGTTGATGACTTTTCTTTGTCTGCACTTATCATGGGCTATGCGAATTGTGGTAGAATGAGTGATGCTGTAAGAATATTTCGCACAAAAAGTAATCCATGTTTTGTGGTttggaattctttgatttctgGATATGTTAACAATCATGAGGAAATGAAGGCCTTTGCACTCGTTAATGAGATGAAGAATAACAGAGTTCAGGTAGATTCCTCCACGATAACAGTTATCTTGAGTGCCTGTAGCAGCACTGGAAATGCTCAGTATGCTAAACAAATGCATGGCTATGTTTGTAAAGTTGGGCTTATTGACAGTGTTATTGTTGCTTCTGCTTTTATTGATGCGTATTCCAAGTGTGGGAATCCTAATGATGCGTGCAAATTGTTCAGTGAGCTCAAAGCCTATGACACAGTGTTGCTTAACTCTATGATCACAGCATATTGCAATTGCGGTAGAATCAGAGAtgcaaaaaatatatttgagaCAATGCCTAGTAAAAGCTTGATATCATGGAATTCAATTATAGTGGGTCTTGCCCAAAATGCTTATCCACTTGAAGCATTGGATGTTTTTGgcaaaatgaataaattggaTCTGAGGATGGACAGGTTTAGCCTTGCCAGTGTCATCAGTGCTTGTGCTTGCATCTCTTCACTTGAACTTGGCGAACAGGTTTTTGCAAGAGCAATTATCACTGGGCTTGAATCTGATCAGGCTGTTTCTACCTCTCTGGTTGATTTTTATTGCAAGTgtggatttattgaaaatgggagaaaattatttgattcaaTGATCAAAACTGATGAAGTCTCTTGGAATTCCATGCTGATGGGGTATGCCACAAATGGTTATGGGTTGGAAACACTAACACTGTTCAATGAAATGAAGCAAGCTGGTCTCAGACCAACTGATATTACATTTACAGGGGTTTTATCTGCCTGTGATCATTGTGGACTGGTTGAGGAAGGACGGAAATGGtttaatataatgaaatacGATTATCATATTGATCCAGGAATCGAACATTATTCCTGCATGGTCGATCTTTTTGCTCGCGCCGGTTGCCTAAAGGAAGCATTGAATCTTGTTGAGCATATGCCTTTTGAGGCAGATTGTAGCATGTGGTCATCTGTGTTAAGAGGTTGTGTTGCTCATGGAGATAAGGATCTTGGTAAAAAGGTGGCACAACAGATCATTCAGCTTAATCCTGAGAGCTCCAGTGCATATGTGCAATTATCTGGCATATTTGCTACCTCTGGGGACTGGGAAAGCTCAGCCCTGGTTAGAAAGATAATGACAGAGAAGCAAGTAAAAAAGCATCCTGGTTTCAGCTGGGCTGATTAAACAAGATATTCAGAAGGCCAGTAATCAGGAGATTGTCATCTTCATGAGGAGATATCATGATATTCCTTACATTTTCTGCAGACAATATTTTGGTTCAATCACACTCAATTAATGGATgaattcaaagaaaatatatcattttggGGTAGCCTTACTCTGCATTTGTTACTTGAGCATGCTAAGATTCCTCGTCAAGTAATACCAGGAAATGTTGGCCTTATGGTGCAGCCATTCTGCTTCTTTTATGTGCTTGGTCACTTCTGCTATCTGGGCGAGGTAGGTATCGGGTTCTTACATGTTTTTGCAGCATCCTCAAGGAGCATGACCTCACGCAATGGCAACATGTTTTATAGTTAGCTCATATGATTATATCAACGAGTTTGAAACACATTGAACAAGCCACCTTCTAATGCAAATGGCATGTTTTCCATTGGATATAGGCCTCTGTATGCTATAGGAAAATTTATTGGGAAGCTTTTGACAGTCGTGCCTCGAGTTCAGAACCTAAGATGTCTTTCTTTCCTAGTCCTGTCTATTACAGTAATTATACATGGACTTGGCGATGAGGATGGGAGGAAAAGCCCTTCAAAGTATGAGAAGATGCAGAGATTTGATACATGCAGGGTTACTATTACATGATACACAAGGAATGTGCAGTTACTGTTCAGGAAGCCCAAAGATTCTTCCTGTATAAAAGCTTAAGTATGCTGTCTCCAGTATTATCTCATAACATCATGAGATATGGCTATGTATATCTCGAAATCATATTAGAGAGTGTTGGCAAAAGATTTGCTAGAAGTTCTTGCCTCGCcctttttgtgtttttggcaagaaaaagaacatcCTATCTTAACTGGtgctttactttttttatttttttaatgttttctctTGGATGTTATGTTCTTTATGCAGCATGTGTCATCACATTCATACAAGGAAGTATGACATATTCTACATTGAGGAACtgatttcattttaattattctgaTTTCTAAAATGTCAGCAGCCTAAAAGAGAACTTTAGCTTGCGGGTAATCAGAGGGAGGTGTCCAGAATTTCAAGGTTAGTTGTGTATTAAATGGGGAAGCAAAATAATTCTCTCAAACTGAAGGTTAAACAACATAAGTAGGACTTTCTTTGTATCAAAtctttgcaaaagaaaataataataataataataagaagaaaaatattttgtaatttatacATTTGTGAATCTCTTAATTTGGGATAGGCACATGCTTATTATCAAATGCTGGTAGATTCAATAGGTGTATGAAAGTTCACTAATGATATTATCTGACTATCAAaagtgatattttattaaaactgtgatttaaaaaagaaatagaaaattttccAATCACAACTATACACCTAACTACgaaactaatatattttttttgagttttttattagaaaataaacaaattgatgtcttttttttttttttcaattttttgaaaaataaatttaataaaataaactataaagatattaaggtatttatttattaaataaaaaaaatgtatacaTATGTTTTGAAAAATGATTACCTACAAGATCAACTTGAATGAGACTGGAGAGAACGGTAATGGAACTCCATAGGGAAGGTGGATCAATGAAATTGCATATAAAACTGACATAGATAGACACCAGTAAATCTTTTcgtttaaaagaaaaggagaaaaaagaaaagaaaagaagatagaTAAATAGAATAAGTGCTAAATAAATGTTATACCAAAGAAAAGCTTCTAAATAGAGAAAGCTCGGTCTCTAGTGTTTAAAAACCtctttcaaaatcaaaacctGTAGCTGGAGAtggaacaagaagaagaagcagcaGCAGAAACTATACCGCCGGAGTCAAACCTTATAATTCATGAGGTAAAATGTGTGGGTTCTCTatctactttctctcttttataCATAGGAAATGAAAGTACAGTCCATCTTTCATTCTAGCAAACAGCATTTGCATGTACCCTTTACTAAAACAAACTCATAAAATCTCTCAAAGGACAATCTCCTGTTACTCCCGAATCATAGACCATTGTTTATCACTAGAGTCGTtacttttttcaaaaattgttCATGCCCAGTTGATTAAAGTTGGGTTGAATACTCATACTTTTCTGGGTAATCTTTGTCTTGATCTTTATTCCAAGCTTTTTGGCTCTGTTAATGATATCTTAACAGTGTTTGATGATATTACtcgtaaaaatataatatcttgGAACATTTGCTTGACGGGTGTATTAAATATTGGCCATTTTGAGTTTGCGCGTTTGCTGTTTGATGAAATGCCTGAAAGAGATGTTGTTAGTTGGAATTCCATGATTTCTGGGTTTGCTTCATATGGGTACTTCGATTCTGCGTTGGGGATTTTTGGTGAGATGCAAAATATGGGTGTTAGACCAAGTGCCTTCACGTACTCAATTATGGTGTCCATAGTGTTTGATGCTCTTCATGGAAAGGAACTTCATGGTAGCATGATTCGAAGTGGATTTAACACATTGAATGTGGTGCTTGGGAATTCATTAATTGACATGTATGGGAAGTTTGGCTGTGTTGATTATGCTTTTGGTGTGTTTTTTACAATGGAAGAGGTGGATGTTATTACTTGGAATTCATTGATTATAGGTTGTTGTAAATCAGGATATGGAGAATTGGCCTTGCACCAGTTTTGTTTGATGAGATCTTCAGGGTATTCACCAGATGAGTTTACATGTTCTGCAGTAATCACTTCCTGCTCTAATTTGCGAAACTTGGACAAGGGTAAGCAGATTTTTGCTTTCTGTCTCAAGGTGGGATTTCTTTCTAATACCATTGTTTCAAGTGCTGCTATTGACCTGTTTTCTAAATGCAACAGACTGGAGGATTCAGTGCAGCTCTTTGAGGAACTAGATCAATTGAATTCTGCACTTTGCAATTCCATGATTTCAAGCTATGCAGGGCATGGCTTTGGGGAGAATGCTCTCCAACTTTTTGTGCTTGCCTTGAGGGAGAATATTAGGCCTACTGAGTTCACAATCAGTAGCGTTCTGAGCTTTATTTCCATTTTTCCGCCGGAGCAAGGGACACAGTTCCATTCCTCGGTAGTCAAATTGGGTTTTGAGCTGGATGCTATTGTTGCTAGCTCACTTGTACAGATGTATACTAAATTTGGATTCATTGATTATGCCATGGATATCTTCAAGAGCATGACTGTAAGAGATCTGATATCCTGGAATACCATGATTATGGGTTTGACTCAGAATGGTAGAGTAATTGAGGCCCTGGACGCTTTTAAGAAACTACTGAATAGGGGCCCACCACCAGATCGAATAACACTAGCTGGGGTTCTATTAGCTTGCAGCTATGGGGGTTTCATTGAGGAGGGAATGACTATATTTTCGTCAATGCAAGGAAGTTATGGGATTATCCCTAGCAATGAGCATTATGCTTCCATTGTGAATTTATTGTGTCAAGCTGGTTGGCTTGATGAAGCAATGAGTATGATAGAAGCAATGCCTTCCGAACCCAATTCCATGACTTGTAGATCTATACTTCACGCTTGTGCAATTCGTGGGGACCTGAAACTGATGGAGGGAGTAGCAGAGAGGTTAGTGGACATTGGATCACTATCATCTCTTCCTTATTTGGTATTGGCTCGAATGTATGAGATGAGGGGCCAATGGGAAGCCGTGGTTCGAGTCAAGAAAACCATGGAAAGGACAAAGGCGAAAACAGTGGATGGATGCAGTTGGAttggaataaaaaataatgtacgTACTTTCAAGGAAGATCAGTTGCAACATCATGGATGCAAAGACATTTATTCGTTGTTAAGACTGATGAATTGGGAGATGGAGGATGAAGGTTGTCTTTGTTGGTAGCTTGATCGGTGATTATGGAGATTATGGAGTACCCATGTTAACTGTTTAATGCATGCAATTGTGCATCTGCTTCATCTTAATCCCAACCCAACTACTAACCCATGATCAGTTCAACTGGTATAGCTAACTCCTACAGTAGCATTTCAGAGATGCAGGGCAAATCAATATGTGGAATCATTTGATATGGTTGTCTTATGTCCTAAGCCATATCATTTGTTTATCATTGTTATCTTAAACCAAGATTGCTGCATGTCAGCTTCTGCACTTTTAGCATGACAAGTTTAATATTCCACTGTGATGTATAAGTTCAGAAACGACGACCAATGAGTCATTTTGTTGAATTATTGCTCCTTGAAAGAGACACTtcctttttgcaatttttGAGTCAAGACCAGTCGTGTTGGCTACTTTACTACATAAGTCCatcaatttgtttatttaagaaattaataaacgAATTGGAATTGAATGACTGCTCTTGTTCTTGTATCACCGATTTTAAACTGAATGTTGTTTGGAGTTCTTTATTGGTATCTTCTTTGATAATTTAACAAAACTATTGTGCTTGTCATCAGTAAATTGACATATTTCGCACATTTCTatattcaacttaattttatccaaaattatttctttaaatactaatagaatataaaaattatatatatttaaatgggTCATTCTGATGTGTACCCGGTACATCTATACACTTGTGCATTTttcacaattaaattaattttgttttaagaaTAAATGAGTGACAACTTCCTAAATAAGTAGAGAATTTAAATAACCTTAACTgattacttatttattaaattgccTTTTTAACTTTACCTCAAAAGACAAATTATCTATCAGTActtcattttgatttaattacaCACCTTATCTTTTAAAAGTGGAACAAATTAACATTTTCCGTTAATTCAAATGTAACTAAAAACCTGTATTCAAATTTCTATGTATCAAAGCacaaattttctaatttgatgaCCTAATTACGTCATCATATGTGCAGTAAATATCTTTAAAGGCGTCAACTGTCAGCTAGGTGGGTATAAGTCTATCAGCCCTTTAAATCACTTAATTATGGACCCCAATACATTTAACTAAGATGTGAACATTATTGAATATTTCCatagtttctttctttgtaatttTCAGCTCACAATTGTTTagacttaaattttatattagaaaattcttatttaatcttcgtatatataaaaactaataaaaaaaaatcatatatattttatattttagcattgaattattagtatattttattattttaaattaataaatatatatcaatcatccATTAATTTAGTGTGTAACGGGTTAAGAATTTTCCATAAATATTTGTAACTCACCCATAAAAGatctcatataaaaatataaggaaatGGGTATGCAATATTGAGATTATCATGACATATTTGGAATAattactttctctttttctttcgtatttttcatttaaagaaatattcATTCAATATGCAAAAGTGAGATTATcatgaaatattataaataattactttttctttttcctttgtattttttatttaaaaaaaatattcattcaaCTCATTTCATACTTTCACTTGGTACAGATTTGATCCGTAAAGAACGCATTTAACTGTACCTAAAGTTGTCTTTATGGATTTGATCAATGTTAAAACGTactaaattagtattatatcACCGATGATATATTGTGTACACAAAGCTTTGCAAAATCAAATTAACTGAAATGTGAAGAACACCTTtattgaatatgaaaaaaaactCAATCTGTAATCAATTAGTGATATGGAGTAAGTAATTAACAATAGTCATTCAATCATATTTCAGAATGAAATGTCGCAGATAGATGGAGCTAATTACGATTGCTAAATAATCAATTAGTCATTCAAATAAACTCAAGAACTTAAAAATGATCATAGTTGTTATGATAGAGTTTTAGACAGATGGTTGCATTTAAGAAACTAAGtatttgtattatattattagtccattgataatattttaaatttatcttattagttaaaatataaaccCCTATAATCGGTccatattatttgtttttctaataAGCTTGACTCAAAATTTAGTAtgatacattttttttattaaaatggcacatgtttaaaaataaaaaaaatgttaaatatcTCGCTATTTTTTATCTCATCTATTATTTACATAAtgtgacattttaatttttaaaaatcaataaatacgACGGACAAAAGGCGGGATAAAAATAGACTATACAGCATCactctaaaaaaataatggacCCACCAACATAATTTGTCAGTGACCTTCTGTAATAAGTCATTTGGCAAGTGACTAGACCAGGCAAATTCTAGCAATTTCCTCTTTTAAAATGATAGGGCAAGGTAAATTCAGAAGCCCTTCTGATTCATATTTGGCTGTTCTTTATCACACGTCTTCTAAGTAAAGACCTATACTACGGTTATGTCCCAACCCCTGTGATTAGAACAAATTGATGCGTCACATCCTACAAAG is a genomic window of Ricinus communis isolate WT05 ecotype wild-type chromosome 2, ASM1957865v1, whole genome shotgun sequence containing:
- the LOC8270935 gene encoding putative pentatricopeptide repeat-containing protein At1g77010, mitochondrial yields the protein MDLELRSLARLLQSLNTHSSIHQGKQLHLLFLKKGLINATVSLANRLLQMYARCGGTMTDAHNLFDEMPERNCFSWNTMIEGYMRVGDKERSLKLFDLMPQKNDYSWNVVISGFAKAGELDVAKKLFNEMPRRNGVAWNSMIHGYARNGFAREAVGLFKELNSNPLEKSCGDTFVLASVIGACADLGAIEYGKQVHARILMDDVELDSVLISSLINLYAKCGHLDTANYVLKMMDEVDDFSLSALIMGYANCGRMSDAVRIFRTKSNPCFVVWNSLISGYVNNHEEMKAFALVNEMKNNRVQVDSSTITVILSACSSTGNAQYAKQMHGYVCKVGLIDSVIVASAFIDAYSKCGNPNDACKLFSELKAYDTVLLNSMITAYCNCGRIRDAKNIFETMPSKSLISWNSIIVGLAQNAYPLEALDVFGKMNKLDLRMDRFSLASVISACACISSLELGEQVFARAIITGLESDQAVSTSLVDFYCKCGFIENGRKLFDSMIKTDEVSWNSMLMGYATNGYGLETLTLFNEMKQAGLRPTDITFTGVLSACDHCGLVEEGRKWFNIMKYDYHIDPGIEHYSCMVDLFARAGCLKEALNLVEHMPFEADCSMWSSVLRGCVAHGDKDLGKKVAQQIIQLNPESSSAYVQLSGIFATSGDWESSALVRKIMTEKQVKKHPGFSWAD
- the LOC8270934 gene encoding pentatricopeptide repeat-containing protein At1g43980, mitochondrial; this encodes MYPLLKQTHKISQRTISCYSRIIDHCLSLESLLFSKIVHAQLIKVGLNTHTFLGNLCLDLYSKLFGSVNDILTVFDDITRKNIISWNICLTGVLNIGHFEFARLLFDEMPERDVVSWNSMISGFASYGYFDSALGIFGEMQNMGVRPSAFTYSIMVSIVFDALHGKELHGSMIRSGFNTLNVVLGNSLIDMYGKFGCVDYAFGVFFTMEEVDVITWNSLIIGCCKSGYGELALHQFCLMRSSGYSPDEFTCSAVITSCSNLRNLDKGKQIFAFCLKVGFLSNTIVSSAAIDLFSKCNRLEDSVQLFEELDQLNSALCNSMISSYAGHGFGENALQLFVLALRENIRPTEFTISSVLSFISIFPPEQGTQFHSSVVKLGFELDAIVASSLVQMYTKFGFIDYAMDIFKSMTVRDLISWNTMIMGLTQNGRVIEALDAFKKLLNRGPPPDRITLAGVLLACSYGGFIEEGMTIFSSMQGSYGIIPSNEHYASIVNLLCQAGWLDEAMSMIEAMPSEPNSMTCRSILHACAIRGDLKLMEGVAERLVDIGSLSSLPYLVLARMYEMRGQWEAVVRVKKTMERTKAKTVDGCSWIGIKNNVRTFKEDQLQHHGCKDIYSLLRLMNWEMEDEGCLCW